Genomic window (Clarias gariepinus isolate MV-2021 ecotype Netherlands chromosome 4, CGAR_prim_01v2, whole genome shotgun sequence):
GAAAccaatgaatttaattaaacactttcAATTCTGCCATGAAGTTGGTCAGATATCCAACCGGAGTTCTGCCCAAAGCTTGTTGATGGCAACCAAAAGGTTAACCAATCTGTTAAAGGAGaaacatttatatacatttatattaggTGTGCTCTTTAGGCATTTTTGACTCTGTGTCTACATTTTTGACCCTATGTTGatttaaagggaaaaataatatagaaataaaacctGTGCACCAATTTGTTAGGGATTTCTTCTTTTAAGATGTATGATGTACAAATAATCTGCTTTACATCCTGAAatcttaatatatttttaaagcaggGATCAAAACATGTACACAACCTCAGAATCTATAGTAACttttataaatgcataaaactagAATTTTTGTTTAGGAATGAAGACTTGAAGATGCCAAATGAAgaccaaataaacaaaatcagaACTAACAGCAAATCAAAAAAAGGGTTCATCACAAGATATTATCTGAACACAAGGACTATAATAGACGGTGACAGACTAAAGAGAATGGCGTTTGGAGAAAAGTACAAGAGCAAACCTCATAAAACCATAATACTTGTTGGAGAAACAGGAGTAGGAAAATCGACTCTAATCAATGCCATGGTCAACTACATGCTGGGTGTTAAAAGTGAAGACAGAATCTGGTTTGAGATCATagagacaaaagaaaaacaaactgatTCTCAGACAAATGCAGTCACAGTGTATGATGTGTTTATTAATCACAGCTCGTTCTCTCTGACCGCCATCGACACGCCTGGGTTTGGAAGCACTGATGGTATCGAGGATGATTTAAATGTTGCTGAAAGTTTACACGAGTTATTTAAATCTAAAGATGGAGTTCATGAAATTGATGCAGTGTGTCTTGTCGTGTCATCAAACACCACTCGACTCACTGACAGACAGCTGTATATTTTTGATTCTGTTCTTTCATTATTTGGCAATGATGTGGAGAAAAACATTGTTGTGTTCATCACACACGCCACCACAAAACCTAAAAATGCCATTAAGGCCATTAAACAGGCCAACGTTGTGTGTGCAAAGACTGATAAAGAGGAGCCGGTGTATTTCAAGTTTAACAACTGTCACTGTGAAGACTTTGATGATGAGGAAATATTCAGTGATTACACGGTAGCGTGGGATCAGTTCAACGCATCCATGAAGGACTTTTTGGCTTTTACTAATTATAGGCCAAGTGTAAGTCTGAAGGTAACTGAAATTGTACTGAAAAAACGCAAACAATTGACAGCATCCATCAACAATATAAAGGATCGAATCATGATGGCAGATCACAAACAAATAGAGCTTAAGCAGACAGAAGCGTTTTTACAACAActtgaggaagaaaaaaaggacaactTTAAAGCCTTTGAATGTATGGTACATGTGCCTTACAAAGAAAAGGTGCCTATAGAACGTAAGTTGTGGAACTTTGTAAGCAAAGAGGCTAcatgctgcagtgtgtgtgaggagaacTGTCACTACCCAGGATGCTGGTGGGTCAGTAATCTTTCTAAGTGTAGTGTCATGTCTGAGGGTAAGTGCACAGTGTGTACTGGAAAGTGTCACTACTCTGCCCATATCAAAGAGAAGAAAATCTATGTGGTGAAGGCAAGGAGGGTCAAGACGACTTTGGaagaactgaaaataaaatatgaaaaaacgTCTGAAGATATAAAGAGTTTAATAAGCaaattaaaatctgaaaaagaggaacaagaaaaacaaaaagctagACTGGTAGACAAGTGTTATCAGTATGTGGTTAAACTGGATACAATTGCTTTAAAGAGTGACAGTGTGTCCATCCTTCAGCACATGGATTTTTTGATTGAGAAAGTGAAGGAAACAGGAAAAGCAGAACGAGTGAAGAAACTAGAAGAACTAAAGAAAAGAACTGAGGCTGAAAACCAGAAGCTCCTGAGATATATACAAAGATTTTGGAGTCCATAAAAGGTAAATACTGCTGTATTTAAAGGGAAACTGCAGCCTGAAtgacttattaatacaaataaatgaatttccTTATGGAAAATTCCCATAATAATGCCAATTCCCATACCCATAATGCCCTGAAACTCCCTGCAGACGCTGAATTCTTTTAGTGTCCAGCTGTCTCACATCCTTACCTGTACACAATACTCAAACAGATAAATTCCCAAAGCTTCGACTTTCACGCAAAAAACACCATCAACATCAGCAACACCCTCAACACCATTGTGTTCTTCATGATAGAAGGTGCTGACTGACTGAACCGAGTCTGCAAAAGAGAACAGACTGAACTCCATCCAGCTGTCTTGTGATCTTGTGCACATCTAAATCAATGAATCAAAGGATTTAAATTTGCCCGAAGCTCTACATAAGGAATGCTCATTCAGATTTAATGCAGTCTGTAGGTTTTGGTAGAATTTTGTATTTAGTtttcatacatacacaaattataattatcttaattataattaattatctttttaaataattattttagtttgtttctctttttttcttctcttttttttaatcttcaatctgtaaaactgctttaaaaaaaactctttgatAGTTTTGATGACTACCACCGCAGGTTATTTCACACCTGTAAATACTGCAATGTGTAAATTATTTGAACTTTTtgctttagaataaaaaaaaaaaataaagtacccAAGGAAGTTTCTCTTTTAATCCACCATATGTTCAATGAAGATATGTAGATATGTTGGTAATGACTAAACTCTATTACAAAATTGATTTgtaataaagaaatgttttattttgaaatctagtttctttatttgaaaaaaaaaaaagaaattaaatccaACCCCCAGTTATATTATCGTACAGTACACCCAGGTGTCTCTAGTTGATACACATGGCTAACCTTTTACAAACGTGTACACcttaatgaatttattaaaattaaactgataAATGGCAAACTTAATTTACATTCGATAAGAATgcgatttttttaattaacatgaaGCAATATGATAATGTTGGTTTTCAGTGATTTCTGTCTACAATGATCATTTAAGgccaaaactatttttgtttatacatttttgaCTAAATGTTCAACATTTTTTCATGACCCAATCaagcctacagtacattctaataaagaaataatttccCACAATTTCTCCCACACATGCTCTAATCCTGCAAATGTTCAAGTGGCCAGTGTGTCAGAGAAATGTGCAGGGCATCTCCAGGCCTCAGTGTCAAGTCAGCAAAAACCACTTTACCAATCACTATTCATCCAGCGCAACACCTACTTTGCCTACTGTAGATCAAATGAAGAAGACAAAGTGGACGGTGAAGGTgggttttactttttgtgtCGAATTAAAAATTAAGTGCTTAATTATTATTGACAAGGAGTCAGAATGTAAGTTAAAACCACAGAGTCTGTGGTCAAAAAACATGTAGGATATTTTAGCTTCAAATTACATGGCTTACATTCCAAAAGGAATCCAAATGCTACCTGTGGTTTAGCATGTGGGTTAGCATGTCTTGGTACCGTAACTAACACTAGCAAGTTTGCAGGTTGTTgctttcgtttgtttgtttgtttgtttgttttttgtaatggTAAAATAAGTCAGCTGGCTAGTATTATTATAAGGCACCAAGTCAACCAGTGTGGTTtaaatagtaatattaatattttttaaagtttttaaaattaaggTTATGATACTGCATGATCAGTTTTTGAAAACCAGTAGTTCAGTGTTTAACAGTAATTACCAGAACATGTACAGAACACTTTAGAAACATTAgttaattatattctataaattaagaccaatatgtttgtttgtagaAAGGTTATTTtggtaattatatacagtacacttcaCTTTAACTGGGTTCTTTTCAGAAGCATGCCACCTCAGAAGACCAAGAATGCGGGAGAATGTTCCGAAGTCTCCATCAGCTCCACGTCATCAGTCAGGTAAGCAAGCTTAAGCCCATCTCTCAACCTTCAGAAATTTGGGAATAAAGTAGCTGAATTGTGTTTAGGTGAatcttaaatgttattttttttttttattgtttcattaGATACTAAGCAACTTCAGGAGCTGCAGAATTTGCACAAAGTTGTTGGACGTCcaccacaagagaagactgaTATACCCATTGAGAAAGAACTTTTCCTGGCATGACCTGTTCTTGTAGCCCTTACATACAGCAAGCAACCAAATTTTCTTTAAGATTTTCATCTTTGTTTTGACTGATTCTTTTCAATGGAAGATTGTCACAATGCTGTGgactttgtgtaactcctgtTGTCACGAACTGCGTGTTATTGGCTGTTGTTGCCGTGGGCACAAAGGGCAGGCATAGGTGCAGAGGgttgttttaaacaaaagagtcttttaataatacaataacataaaacatgaacaataatgaaacaaaaacaaaaaacaaacaactgaaACTATAACTAAAAGCATAGAGCAAACAGGCTCTATGGCGAAACACCGGCTCCATGGCGAAACACCGGCTCTATGGCGAAACACCGGCTCtgtagctttacacacataacATAGGCTCTATAGCATTACATAGGCTCTGTATCTTGAGACAAGAAGCTCAGAGCGAGACCGGAGGCTCAGAGCGCACAAACAAACTACGCATGTAGCTGAATTAGACAAGACAGGACCACAGACAATAACAAGGCTGGTAACTGGACAAGACTAGAGACGGAACGAGACTAGACAAAACTAGAGACAGAAAGGGAGAGCATATGATGGAACAGGTTAATAGTTAAACGTACCCAGATCCGAACCTACCCCTAGCTACTCATACACCCAGCCAAACATGCCAGTTAGCCAAACATGCAATTAGCCAAACATACAATTAGCTAAACATACTAGGATACCTCAACATTAGGGACACAACAAACAATACTTACATAAAACTTGTTACTAACACAATCGATAcggaatcagctccacacacactaaaacacagCAATCATACTTATGACCTCTACACTGGAGTCTTGGGACTTACACACCGGttacaattcaatttaattcaattcaattttatttgtatagcgcttttagcaattttcattgccgcaaagcagctttacacagtcaaaagaattatttaagtttgtatgaaatgtgaatttgtatgaatcaaaatggtcagtttgtccctggtgagcaagccgagggcgacagtggcaaagaagaaactccctgagatggtaataggaagaaaccttgagaggaaccagactcaacagagaacccatcctcatttgggtgaaacagaaagcagtaaatgatctgcatttatacaatgtgtagggtgggaggcagttcagctataatagctgatgttaattgatgttaatatggagtccaggtagttattgaagacccaggtagacttataagaagttccagtcatgaactatcgaactgtcaagtccccagagaaacagttgccaacaccagtcaaggccagaaccgtcttctaggtagagagaaccatccccagacaccagacgcatcccagagagacacacggggcatccatgtgacgagatcttcagccagaagcggggcaccaggatgggtcagacaggtccggagggcagagggagtctggatcactggcagctcaggaacgacatgtgtagctcgacagagagaaagaaagagtgaagggggagacaggaggagagaagaaagagaaagagggggggggaagagaagaagaggagagatggcagttaggtatggtcacagtcacacaatgtataatgtgaatgtatattaactgtggagtgcaagcagagactccggcaggactaactatgacagcataactaaaagggagagccaaaaggaaacacagacatgagggcttcctgacatgtaaagcaaacaatcacctcaccgtcagcaaacctgagtgatcaatgagagtgaggaagacagcatctaaacataccagttcaccataatactctacgtccatgaatcccccagatctgctcctttacctatggcaaatctatttataaaaatgcttggctaaataaataggtttttagcctggacttaaacactgagactgtgtctgagtcccgaacactatttggaagactattccataattttggggctttgtaagaaaaagctctgcccccagctgtatttttcataatacgcggtactgacaagcagcctgcatcctttgatcgaagtaggcgtggcggatcataagacactagcagttcgctcaggtactgcggcgcgagaccatttaatgctttatatgtcaagagtagtattttaaaatcaatgcgaaatttcacagggagccaatggagtgaagataagataggggtgatgtgctcatatcttctggttctagtgaggactctcgctgctgcattctggactagctgaagcttatttatgcatctagctgaacaaccagacagtaaggcattacaatagtccaacctagaggtgataaaagcatgaactagtttttctgcgtcgtttagcaacaataaatttcttatcctggcaatatttctgaggtgaaagaatgctatcctggtaatattatctacatgtgcttcaaatgaaaggctggaatcaatgatcacaccaaggtctttcactgttgcatttgatggaacagaaaggccatctaaagttacggtgtgatctaaaattttactcctagctgtatgcggtcatatgactagaacttctgtcttatcccatttagcagaaggaagttaattagcatccaatttcttatgtcctgcacccattgctcaattttagtaagctgttttttctcatcaggttttgctgagacatataactgtgtatcgtcagcataacaatgaaaactaataccatgcttacggattatgttgcccagaggaagcatgtaaagggaaaaaagcggtggacctaaaactgaaccctgcggaacgccaaactccactagagaacatgcagaataatcaccatttaagtctacatactgataactatgggtcagataggacctgagccaggagagggctgtacccttaattcctactacattttctaatctgtgaagaagaatagtatgatcaacggtgtcaaaagctgcactgaggttaagtaatacaagcatagttacacaaccctgatcagaggccaatagaatgtcatttactactttaacgagtgctgtctctgtactgtgatgaggcctaaatcctgactgatttacaaaagtaaaacaaaatcaaagtacccaaaaaaactaactaaaaatacaaaccaaaatgcccacataaaagACAGTGAATACaaacaatgctcgacccagttacCCAGACTAAacaactacagtggaacctcggattacgagtaacgcggtttacgagtgttctgcaagacaagcaaaaagttttttataaaatttaactagaaaaacaagcattgtcttggtttacgagcaccgagtatcatgtttcacgcatgcgcttcttgttttgacgccgagcatcttgcgctgcggaatcgtctcccctgttgggtcttagtgctcgtctcttactggtatacttaacatctgtgcacgcgtgtactgtttactataacactgtgacccagtgtgtgtgtaaaacatattttattttttgttcggaatcgcgtgtgtacagcgcgtgtactgtttcttataacacacgtgtgtgcgcgcgagtaaggcaaaagaaattctcaatccagaggttaaaaatctattttcttcctcatcgcggtgtgtgtgtgtgtgtgtgtgtgtgtgtgtgtatgtatgtgtgcgcgcgcacgagCGTAGTgagacactgtgccggctgtgtgtgtgtgtgtgtgtgtgtgtgtgagaaaccaaccattcacaaaaacacacatgcgagcacagaaatgaaggcaagagacacacactctgctctctgaagaaactgtcgcaaatcttttcagaggtaaggtgctgggtcatttgtttgttttactttacatcagtgattctgttagttgaTGTTTAAGTgatgtttattgctaattttcaGATAAAGCAGGAGAGAGACATTGATTTATGACCGCttttacgggagtgtagtccagtgcgggagatgcattgtcggTAATgcagtctggtgtgtgtgtgtgaacacgaATGCGAGATTTAAATCAGGATATTGAGCCTAATTTTTGTTCTTTAGCAGTTTCTTTGTTgaatttaagtgcaggatccacccgaaagtttgtaatataacctgacaatgcagaaaataaaagaatacgcaTCGACGAtgtcatcattacacgagcatgaattaacaggCTGTTAACGGGCActaaaataaagcggagaagctttaataatttagatgaGAACAAgtgtctttccgttaatgtgtgtgtgagtgtgtttaaacgagagaagaaagttttaatgtgtaggatgagaagggggagacaggaggggctgaaagcaagagtctccacttactctagcctcacacacacgcacacacatacacagcgcctgcgtgcacaaagggaaacgcttatctgccaggatttatttttttacttttttgaaaggtaaaatgcaggttaatttgctttatttttacttaatattttgtattaattatttttatgtattttttttttggaatacgagcccacttccggaacaaattatgctcgtaatccgaggttccactgtatttatagaagatctaatgagctacctcaGTTCAGGTTAGCACCCGCATCACGTGACctaggtgcattctgggaaactgtttgcaaacaaaaactacaaaaaccaaacagtgccctctagtgggtaccttttgtatcatttagtgtCTTCATTTGCCAGATTTTATTGGTGACTGTTTATTGTGtgaattgtaaatttattaaacaataataattgtatatcgtattttgcacatttatgtatttatttttacgcaTGGGCTTGATTTACAAATTAATGGTAATAGTAAACTGTAACatgtttaatattgttaatCTGATGGTTTTGATGTTGTGGTGGACAGAGGTCAATATGGACACTGACTGGTCTCAGGTGGTGCTAGTTGTGGCTCATCACTGCTGTAAATTGAGaatatttactataatatttatatataactataatatTTCTCATCTGTGTTTTACGCATCTCAGTTATATCTGGctttaatctcattatggtCTTATATACGGCTTATTTGCTTCTCGTTcaaatgcagttctgtttctTATGTCAGATTTCTCAAATGTTAAAGTAAGTATCAGGTTGTATCTAAGTTGTGCCTCATTGTTTCTCCTAAAACAGCTTTAGGAGaaatacagatgtcgccattaaaaacgcacgtttcgagaaaagggatcacGCAACTTGCTGCagctgcgctttctccattcagtattattatgattattattagtagtagtatagtgctccgaatttattattattattattattattataattattgtaacgcacccgagcgtgtgtgcaaaaaacaatgtacaaataatacaaagatgtatgataagttagcctaaaacaatattgttttattgtgtttatgcactttaaatatacactaaacaattaacactgccttttgcaaagtgaaagtgagttgcacgtgtggctttttgatcaaaaggctgataaacgcacgcgtagatatgagcagatttatcgataaaactccAGACATGAAATGCAACCAATGTATATACTAATATGTactactcgctgaatacaacgcaacagcatgcagaatccccgggctttgactgcgctttgtctattcattagtactgtagtggtacactaaaaaatgctggaattctgtaaacacatcgttgggttgtttattctgggttaaaattctgtgttatttcaggtactttaatcactgttgggttgcttttgctatgaatattaaaagtgctgcatgattaaactcaatgcaaaaaaacggaaaaagaaaCGTCTCGTTTTCTCCCTTTTGTTCCGGTGTTCATGctgtaaacccatgggtgaacacgatgatttaagaatttaattaaacacgaatatatatatatatatatatatatatatatatgtgccaTTTGAATTTTAAgcgccatatatatatatatatatatatatatatatatatatatatatatatatatatatgtgccaTTTGAAttttcaaatccaacattttaatggctAGTGATTGGTGCAAGGGCCAGGGAGTTTGAAGTCCAGGGTTGggtggttggttggaagcatgtttgaaggagaagataacgttacaaacacacacacaatctctcagtGCAGATAGACCATGCAgagaacaactgaacaacaggtctttactttgtaatacacctggccattaataaaaatgaatatttaggcctaaaaaaaatccatctaaaATGAATTTATCAGCGGCTCGCACTTTcattttacaaaaggcagcgttttgatcaaaagggtGATAAACGCAtgcgatttatcgataaaaatgcagacataaacagccccccaccccccaccagaaaaacaacaaacacaaatatataggctactcgataGATAAATgctggcttttccaacacgccAGCGTGCTCCGATGTGAGCCGATTTATTAGTCATAATAAGAGGATATATAGAGAAAGGCTAATACGACtgttcatacagtaaataaaaagaaaagtatcaaatccaaccaATCTGATTCAATTGCTATCattaaccatttttatttatttattttttatctattttaggcagagacgtccgcTTTCATCTAAAATGccagtatttgccaacagtgCACAAAGTTTAATAAATTCACACCTACAGATGTAGCCATTAAAACTGTGCGTGTTTtccctagggttagggttagggttagggttacacacatatatgtatatgtgtgtgtgcagtatataCAACGAGACAGCGCGCTCacatccctcttctcacctttgatgtagtgaagttatcaaaccggtttcgcggatgggggaattggcagaattgaggggtttaaaactatttaacaagaccaagcagacgtctctgcctaaaatgtatttcgccagcaaaacattaacataaatagaaataaaatcttttatggtaccaattaaatcagacttcataattactttgagtgtaatttacaaatttattaaatatattgttgtatgtttttatgtgtatacagcatgtgtttgtatgtgaatatattatattagtatgtgtttgtgcacgcgtctcatatgtaacattcatataaaat
Coding sequences:
- the LOC128520173 gene encoding uncharacterized protein LOC128520173, whose translation is MARYCALRNEDLKMPNEDQINKIRTNSKSKKGFITRYYLNTRTIIDGDRLKRMAFGEKYKSKPHKTIILVGETGVGKSTLINAMVNYMLGVKSEDRIWFEIIETKEKQTDSQTNAVTVYDVFINHSSFSLTAIDTPGFGSTDGIEDDLNVAESLHELFKSKDGVHEIDAVCLVVSSNTTRLTDRQLYIFDSVLSLFGNDVEKNIVVFITHATTKPKNAIKAIKQANVVCAKTDKEEPVYFKFNNCHCEDFDDEEIFSDYTVAWDQFNASMKDFLAFTNYRPSVSLKVTEIVLKKRKQLTASINNIKDRIMMADHKQIELKQTEAFLQQLEEEKKDNFKAFECMVHVPYKEKVPIERKLWNFVSKEATCCSVCEENCHYPGCWWVSNLSKCSVMSEGKCTVCTGKCHYSAHIKEKKIYVVKARRVKTTLEELKIKYEKTSEDIKSLISKLKSEKEEQEKQKARLVDKCYQYVVKLDTIALKSDSVSILQHMDFLIEKVKETGKAERVKKLEELKKRTEAENQKLLRYIQRFWSP